Proteins encoded by one window of Gloeocapsa sp. PCC 73106:
- the ftsZ gene encoding cell division protein FtsZ: MIIDKSNGNVEAYSTTSIAPNPTPGEGPVNNHNVSKTILSLPNNSDNRSLTQDRNGITQIVPSNVAQIKVIGVGGGGCNAVNRMIERDVSGVEFWAINTDAQALAHAAATYRLQVGKKITRGLGAGGNPAIGQKAAEESREEIAGALENTDMVFITAGMGGGTGTGAAPIVAEVAKEMGCLTVGVVTRPFTFEGRRRTNQAEEGINALQTRVDTLIVIPNNQLLSVINPDTPMQEAFRTADDILRQGVQGISDIITIPGLVNVDFADVRAIMADAGSAMMGIGIGTGKSRAKEGAIAAISSPLLESSIEGAKGVVLNITGGKDLTLHEVNAAAEIIYEIVDPNANIIFGAVIDPEMQGEIRVTVIATGFTGDTRATNIATGSKAPVTPSKNPQSRPPSRPESSSGLDIPEFLQKRRFPNPDR; encoded by the coding sequence ATGATTATAGATAAAAGTAACGGTAATGTTGAAGCGTATTCAACCACGTCAATAGCACCCAATCCTACACCAGGAGAAGGGCCAGTTAACAATCACAATGTAAGTAAGACAATTTTGTCATTACCAAATAACTCAGACAATCGTAGTCTTACACAAGATAGAAATGGAATTACTCAAATTGTACCCAGCAATGTAGCTCAGATTAAAGTGATTGGCGTAGGAGGAGGAGGGTGTAATGCTGTTAATCGCATGATCGAGAGAGATGTGAGCGGTGTAGAATTTTGGGCGATAAATACCGATGCTCAAGCACTAGCTCATGCAGCTGCAACGTATCGCCTACAAGTGGGCAAAAAAATTACCCGGGGATTAGGAGCAGGGGGTAACCCAGCGATCGGTCAAAAAGCAGCAGAAGAATCTCGGGAAGAAATAGCTGGTGCTCTGGAAAACACCGACATGGTGTTTATTACAGCCGGTATGGGAGGAGGAACGGGCACAGGAGCGGCCCCTATAGTAGCAGAAGTAGCCAAAGAAATGGGCTGCTTAACTGTGGGAGTAGTTACTCGTCCTTTTACCTTTGAAGGTCGTCGTCGCACCAATCAAGCAGAAGAAGGAATCAACGCGCTGCAAACCCGAGTAGACACTTTGATTGTTATTCCCAATAATCAATTGCTCTCAGTGATTAATCCCGATACCCCCATGCAAGAAGCCTTTCGGACAGCAGACGATATTCTGCGCCAAGGTGTCCAGGGTATATCAGATATAATTACTATACCCGGTTTAGTTAACGTAGACTTCGCCGACGTCAGAGCGATTATGGCAGATGCGGGATCAGCTATGATGGGTATAGGCATAGGGACGGGTAAATCCAGAGCCAAAGAAGGAGCAATAGCGGCCATTTCTTCACCCCTATTGGAGTCTTCCATCGAAGGAGCCAAAGGAGTAGTGTTAAATATCACTGGTGGTAAAGATTTAACTCTACACGAGGTGAACGCAGCCGCAGAGATAATTTACGAAATCGTTGATCCCAATGCCAATATTATTTTTGGAGCCGTGATTGATCCAGAAATGCAAGGTGAAATTAGAGTAACGGTAATTGCGACGGGCTTTACCGGGGATACAAGAGCAACAAATATCGCTACAGGCAGTAAAGCACCAGTAACACCAAGCAAAAACCCCCAATCTCGACCCCCCAGCAGACCAGAATCTTCCTCGGGTTTAGATATACCTGAATTTTTGCAGAAACGTCGTTTTCCTAACCCTGACAGATAA
- a CDS encoding GNAT family N-acetyltransferase has product MFSNLKIRLAQVEDVSSIFALIQALAEYENLSNLVTGSADNLAKDIFGDDPCAEIIVADLNQIIVGFALFFTNYSTFLTRRGIYLEDLFVLPEYRGYGMGKRLLIHLAQLARERKAGRLEWSVLDWNDSAIAFYEKMGASVLPDWRICRVTGTALNDLADLVP; this is encoded by the coding sequence ATGTTTAGTAATCTAAAAATTCGTCTTGCTCAAGTAGAAGATGTCAGCTCTATTTTTGCTCTAATTCAAGCATTAGCAGAGTACGAAAATTTAAGTAATTTAGTGACTGGAAGTGCTGATAATTTAGCTAAGGATATATTTGGGGATGATCCCTGTGCTGAAATAATTGTTGCTGATTTAAATCAGATAATTGTAGGATTTGCTTTATTTTTTACTAATTACTCTACGTTTTTAACTCGCCGCGGTATTTATTTAGAGGATCTATTTGTTTTACCTGAGTACCGAGGTTACGGTATGGGAAAAAGATTATTAATCCATCTAGCTCAATTAGCTCGGGAACGTAAAGCAGGTCGCTTGGAATGGAGCGTACTCGATTGGAATGACTCGGCGATCGCTTTCTATGAAAAAATGGGTGCTTCTGTTTTACCTGATTGGCGCATTTGTCGTGTTACCGGAACGGCTTTGAATGACTTAGCTGACCTAGTACCTTAA